The Nocardia vinacea genome contains the following window.
CACCGGCGCCGCGCCGCAGGCGATGTCGAAGACGATCACGCCGAGCACCATGATCCCGATGTGCCCGATATTCATCCCGACCAGTCGGTCGCCGAGGGTGACCGGCCCGCCCGAATCGCCCGGCCTGGAGCAGAGCTGGCTCCGGAACCACCAATCGTGCGTATCCCACACCACACCACAGTCGAAGCCGGAGGTCCGGCCGTTCTTGCAGACGATATCGCCTGGTCGCGGCGGTGCACCGATGCCACCGATGAAGGTCTGCGCCACCTGGCGAACCGGCGTGACCTTGGTGCGGTCGAATTCGATAACGGCGAAGTCGTTGCTGCTGTGGTCGACCGCGGCGACGGTGCCGATGACGCCCGCCTGCTGTGTCTCGGCCTGGACGGAGTTACCGATCTCGGCGCAGTGTCCGGCGGTGAGCCCGACCATCCGGTCGGCGCTGTCGTAGCCGACCGTGGTGAGCGTGCATACCGCTCGGCCCTCGATCAGGATGCCCGATCCGCCGCCCA
Protein-coding sequences here:
- a CDS encoding S1 family peptidase translates to MVAMGRIGIRVLVAAVIAVIAPSGLPGDVTAAQTATLGGGSGILIEGRAVCTLTTVGYDSADRMVGLTAGHCAEIGNSVQAETQQAGVIGTVAAVDHSSNDFAVIEFDRTKVTPVRQVAQTFIGGIGAPPRPGDIVCKNGRTSGFDCGVVWDTHDWWFRSQLCSRPGDSGGPVTLGDRLVGMNIGHIGIMVLGVIVFDIACGAAPVHDPAVAIDIGLILREVDRSGGVGAGFRPL